ATCCCCGAGGCCGTGCTGCCCGCCGGTTCGGCCAACCTGCTCGACCGCTGGGACGCCGAGCACGGTCAGGGCAAGCAGGAGGGCAAGGGCCATGGCAATCTTCCCGGAGGCGGCCATATCCCAGGAATCGGGCGATAGGGCCGTTCGTGCCACAAGTTTTGCGTATCAACGACGAGTCGATAATGCCGATAATGCTTGATGCCTTTAAGTTTTAGTCGCGTTGATATCGCATAACGTTCACGGTGAAAGCCGGATAATATTCACTATTGTCGTAACAAAGCAAAGGCAGAGATAGCTCGGTTGAGCCGGGGACGTAGGATTGCCTTGAACATATTTTTCGAAAGGAATGTGGGTTGCAGATGGACACTTTGACGGTGACCACCATGGCCATTCTGGTCGTGATCGCCGCGCTGCTCGTATGGCTCTCGCTGATCATGGCATCCAGCGAGTCCGCCGTCTCGAGGGTGACCCGCGCCAGCCTCAACAACCGCATCCTCGAGGTGCAGACCAACGAGGAGCTCGGCCATCTCGCCCAGGTCAAGCAGATCGGCAAGATCCACAAGGTCCAGCGCCTCATCGTCGACCGTTACGCCACATCAGGCTCCTGCGCCTTCTTCAGGATCACCTGCAACGTCTTCGACGGCGTGCTCGTGGCCATCATCGCCATGCTGGTCGGTGCACCGTTCTGGGCCGTGCTGGTCTCCGGCATCGTCTTCGCGCTGATCGTTGCGGTGGTTTCCGTGCTACTCCGTCCCCGCTCGACGGGAGCCTCGAAGCCGCTGGACGTCATGCTGCGCTATGCCGGCGTCGTCTCGTTGGCCGCGCGTCTCACCCCGTTCGCCAAGAACGGCGAGGACAAGGCCCAGCGCCGTCGCGAGGAGCAGAAGGAGCTCTCCGACGACGAGGAGCTTGAGAAGATACAGCGCGAGCAGGGGCGCGCCACCATCGATCGCCTGGTGGAGGCTGATGATTTCGACCCCGAGGTCGCCGAGATGCTGCGCAATGTGCTCACGCTCTCCGACACGCTCACCCGCGAGATCATGGTGCCGCGCACCGATATGATCTGCGTGGAGAACGGCGAGACCCTGGAACGGTTCCTGCAACTGTGCTCGCGTTCCGGCTTCTCGCGTATCCCGGTGATCGGCGAGGATGTGGATGACCTCAAGGGCATCGCCTATCTCAAGGACGCCGTGCGTGTCACCGCCTTCAACCCGGAGGCGCGAACCCGCACCATGGAGAGTATCTGCCGCGACCCTATGCTCGTGCCCGAATCCAAACCCGTCGACGATCTCTTCCACGAGATGCAGCGCACCCGCCAGCATGTGGCGGTGGTGGTCGACGAATACGGCGGCATCGCCGGCCTGGTGACCATCGAGGACACCTTGGAGCAGATCGTCGGCGAGCTGGAGGACGAGCACGACCGCATCCAGCACACCGACCCGAAGAAGATCGGTGAGCACACCTGGCAGATGCCCGCGCGCACGCCCATCGCCGACCTGGAGGAGATCTTCGAGGTCGACATCGACGAGGACGACGTCGACACCGTCTACGGCCTGCTGACCAAACTGCTCGGCCGCGTGCCGCTGGTCGGCATGAGCGCCGTCACCCGAGGCCTCAAGCTCACCGCCGTCGATTCGGCAGGACGGCGCAAGAAGGTCTCGATGATCGTGGTCGAGCCGGTATCGCTCAAACACGACGAAGACAATACCAAAACCACGACCGATGACAACGCCATGAAGGACGCAAAGGAAACCAACACGCATGACTGAACCCACTGACACGACCAAGACCACGACCACACCGTCCAGCGCGACGAAGACGGACATCAAGTCCGCACAACCATATCGTTCCGGTTTCGTCGCCGTGGTCGGCCGCCCGAACGTCGGCAAATCCACGCTGATCAACGCCTTGGTCGGCACCCAGATCGCCATCGCCTCCTCGCGCCCGGAGACCACGCGTAAGGCCATCCGCGGCATCGTCACCACCGACCACGCGCAGCTGGTGCTGGTCGACACCCCCGGCATCCACCGCCCACGCACCCTGCTGGGCCAGCGCCTGAACGATATCGTCGACGAGTCGCTCAGCGACGTGGACGAGATCGCGTTCCTGCTGCCCGCCGACCAGGAGATCGGACCGGGCGACAAGCGCATCCTGAGCCGTCTGCGCGGCGAGTTTGCGCGGAAGGACGAGAAGACCGGCAAGTTCGTCTGGAAGGTGCCGCTGATCGCCATCGTCACCAAGATCGACGAGCTCAACCGCCAGCAGCTCATGGCCAAGCTCATGGAGATCAACCAGTTCGCCGACTTCACCGAACTGGTGCCGGTCAGCGCTTTGGAGCACGACAACGTGGCCGAGGTCAAGCGCGTGCTCATCGACAACATGCCCGAAGGCCCGCAGATGTACCCCGACGACCAGGTCACCGAGGAACGGCCCGAGGACACCATCGCCGAGCTGGTGCGCGGCGCGTTCCTCGAGGAGCTGGACGACGAGCTGCCCCATTCGCTGGCCGTGGTCGTCGATTCCATCGAACGGCCGGGGGAGTCCGACAACCCCGCCACCGAGGACGGTAAGGCCCACGTCATGGTCTCCATATACGTGGAGCGCGACTCCCAGAAGCCCATCATCATCGGCCACCGCGCCGAGCACCTGGTGCAGGTCAAGAAGCGGCTGCGCACCGCGGTCAACCGCATCGTCGGCCAGAAGTCCAAGCTCGATCTGCACGTCAAGGTCGCCAAAGGCTGGCAGTCCGACCCCAAGCAGCTGGAGCGCCTAGGCTTCTGACGCTCGCAATATGGTGACATCAGCAAAACGCCCATAACAACATAAAATCCTCGCCTTCGGTTTAGAACACCGGGCGAGGATTTTATATATACCTTTGGTTTCGGTATTTACCCTGATTATTCCCGCGTGTAAACGAAAGGCCGGATGGGCAGGAGACGAATCCAACCCATCCGGCCTTGCAGCGCAGAAACAGCTACGTCAGCTTACTTCTTTTTCTTGGTGTACATCTGCGTGTTGAGCAGCTTCTCATAGCGCTTGATGACCGCGGGGCGCTTGACTTTCATGGAGGCGGTCAAGAGGCCGTTCTCCTGGGTGAACTCCTCGGGCAGCAGGATGAACTTGCGCACGGATTCGGCGCGGGAGACGCCCTCGTTGGCCTTGTCGACGGCCTTCTGCACCTCGGCGCGCACCACGGCGTTCTCGCAGGCCTCCTCCATGGGCATCTGCGGGTCGAGGCCAGCGGCGTCGAGCCACGAGCGCAGGGACTCCTCGTCCAACGTGATGAGCGCGGAGATGAACGGACGCTTGTCGCCGAGCACCAGGGCCTGCGAGACGAAGGAGCAGCGCTGGATGATCTCCTCGATCGGGCCGGGGGCCACGTTCTTGCCGCCGGCGGTGATGATGAGGTCCTTCTTGCGGCCGGTGATGTAGAGGAAGCCGTCGTCGCTGATGCGGCCAAGGTCGCCCGTGGCGTACCAGCCGTCGGACGTGAAGGCGAGCTCGGTGGCCTCGGCGTTCTTGTGATAACGATGGAAGACGCAAGTACCCTTGACTTGAATCTCGCCGTCCTCGGCCAAGCGAATCGTGAAGCCCGGGTACGGCACGCCGACGGAGCCCTCGTGGAACGGGGTGCCTTTGGGATTGAAGGCGCAGGGGGCGGTGGTCTCGGTGAGGCCGTAGCCCTCGTAGGCCGGCACGTCGGCACCACGGAAGAAGGCGAGCAGCTCCGGGTCGAGCGGGGCGCCGCCGGCGACGAACCATTCGGCCTGGCCGCCGAGCACCTGGCGCAGCGACTTGTAGACCACCGGGTCGAAGGCGGCTCGGCGGGCGCGTGTGGCGAAGCTGGCCTTGCCGGTCTCGCTGATCTCGCGCTCATATTCCTGGGCAGCCACCACGGCGGCGGCGAACGCGACGCCCTTGGCACCATGCCCGGCCTTCTGCGAGGCGGCGTTGTAGACCTTCTCGAGCACGCGGGGCACGAGGATGGTGACGATGGGCTTGGCCACCTGCAGGTCGCCGATCAGCGTCTTGATGCCGCCGGCGATGTAGATGCGCAGGTCGCTGGCGACGACGATGTAGTTGACGGCGCGCGCGAAGGTGTGGGCCTGGGGCAGGAAGAGCAGCACGGACTTGCCCTTCTGCTTCAAAAGCTTGGGCATGTAGTCGCGCAGGTTCAGCGCGGTGGTGCAGTAGTGCTCGTGCGTCATCTCCACGCCCTTGGGCGCGGCGGTGGAGCCGGAGGTGTAGACGATGGAGCACAGGTCGGTCTTCTTGATCGAGTCGATGCGCTCGTCGAGCGTCTTGTCGTCGATCGATTTGCCGTAGGCTTTGAGCTCGTCGAGCGCGCCGGATTCCAGCGTGTAGATCTTCTCGAGGGTGGGGCAGTCCTCCACGGCGCCGTCGGCCTTCTCACGCATGTCGAGTGATTCGACGATGAGCAGGCGGGAGTCGGAGTTGTTGACGATGTTGCGGATCTGCTCGGCGGAATCGGTGTCGTAGATGGTGGCGAGCACGCCGCCCACGGCCATCACGGCCGCGTCCACCACGTCCCATTCGTAGGAGGTGTGGCTCATGAAGGAGACGCCGTCACCCTTGTCGATGCCATAATGCATCAGGCCCTTGGCCACCTCGCGCACGTCGGCGAGGAACTCGTTGGCGGTTTTGGTGACCCAGGTGTTGCCAACCTTGAAGGTGTAGAGCGGGTCATCGCCCATACGCTCGCAGCGTTCGGCGTAGAGGTCGTAGATGGACATGTCGTCGTCGATGGGCGCGTTGCCGGCGGTGGAGACGGTGAGCAGGCCGGTCTCCTTGTCGACGTAGAGCGTGGTCGGGTAGCCGGGGCCCCACTCGTGGCTTTTCGGCAGCGACGAGATATCGACCGGCTTGATCGAGGCCAAATGCCTGTCATCGTTGAAATCGGGGGACTCGGGGCCCTCGCTGTTGACGGGATGGACGAAGTCGCTTCCGAGATGGAAGGCCTTCTGGCTCAGCTTGAGCGTTTGCTCTTTCAACGAGTTCATGACGGACACGTGGTACTCCTCGACCCAAATATTAGCGTTCTCTTGATTCGATAACGCCAATACTAGCGGATTTGGTTGGTCCCGTCACCTTACGGTAGCGTAGGAAACGGCGTCATAGAGCCTTTTGTGAGCTATTGGGCAGACCGGATCGCGGTCATTTCGACCGAGCCTGGAGTTGCGCCGTAGGCGTGTTTCGATGGCCTGTTTTGCGTATTTGGCGGCTTTGAGAACGAGGGAATTCCGGATACCGCATCGGGATGGACACTTCATATATGAGTGTCCTGTTTCATATATACGGGTTCTGCAACTTGACGCGGACGGCGGAATTTCCTCGGTCGTTATTTCAGGTCAAACGTCTGCCTGACGAACGTGGTGACGGCGTTCCAATATCGTTTCGGGTCGGTGGAGGCGCTCATCGTGTGGTTGGCCTCGGGGATGAGCAGCTTGCGTTTGAATGGGCTCGCGCAGTCGCGAAAATTCTCGTCGAGGCAGGCCGGATCGACGAACTTGTCGGCGTCACCGTGGATGAAGAGCATCGGTATGCTGGCCTGGCGTAACGAAGGCCCGCAGCTGGCCTCATGGAAGTCGTAACCCGCACGATGGCGCGAAATCAGGCTCATCACCTCCAAAACCGGTTGGATCAGGGCCACGGGGAGGTGATAGAGGAAGTTGCCGCTGTGGATGAACTGGTGCCACACGTCGTGGAATCCGCAGTCGCACACCGCCGCCACGACGTTTTCGGGCAGGTGCCGGTCGCCGACGGTCATCATGATCGTGGA
This Bifidobacterium sp. ESL0790 DNA region includes the following protein-coding sequences:
- the era gene encoding GTPase Era, which encodes MTEPTDTTKTTTTPSSATKTDIKSAQPYRSGFVAVVGRPNVGKSTLINALVGTQIAIASSRPETTRKAIRGIVTTDHAQLVLVDTPGIHRPRTLLGQRLNDIVDESLSDVDEIAFLLPADQEIGPGDKRILSRLRGEFARKDEKTGKFVWKVPLIAIVTKIDELNRQQLMAKLMEINQFADFTELVPVSALEHDNVAEVKRVLIDNMPEGPQMYPDDQVTEERPEDTIAELVRGAFLEELDDELPHSLAVVVDSIERPGESDNPATEDGKAHVMVSIYVERDSQKPIIIGHRAEHLVQVKKRLRTAVNRIVGQKSKLDLHVKVAKGWQSDPKQLERLGF
- a CDS encoding long-chain fatty acid--CoA ligase; protein product: MSVMNSLKEQTLKLSQKAFHLGSDFVHPVNSEGPESPDFNDDRHLASIKPVDISSLPKSHEWGPGYPTTLYVDKETGLLTVSTAGNAPIDDDMSIYDLYAERCERMGDDPLYTFKVGNTWVTKTANEFLADVREVAKGLMHYGIDKGDGVSFMSHTSYEWDVVDAAVMAVGGVLATIYDTDSAEQIRNIVNNSDSRLLIVESLDMREKADGAVEDCPTLEKIYTLESGALDELKAYGKSIDDKTLDERIDSIKKTDLCSIVYTSGSTAAPKGVEMTHEHYCTTALNLRDYMPKLLKQKGKSVLLFLPQAHTFARAVNYIVVASDLRIYIAGGIKTLIGDLQVAKPIVTILVPRVLEKVYNAASQKAGHGAKGVAFAAAVVAAQEYEREISETGKASFATRARRAAFDPVVYKSLRQVLGGQAEWFVAGGAPLDPELLAFFRGADVPAYEGYGLTETTAPCAFNPKGTPFHEGSVGVPYPGFTIRLAEDGEIQVKGTCVFHRYHKNAEATELAFTSDGWYATGDLGRISDDGFLYITGRKKDLIITAGGKNVAPGPIEEIIQRCSFVSQALVLGDKRPFISALITLDEESLRSWLDAAGLDPQMPMEEACENAVVRAEVQKAVDKANEGVSRAESVRKFILLPEEFTQENGLLTASMKVKRPAVIKRYEKLLNTQMYTKKKK
- a CDS encoding hemolysin family protein, which translates into the protein MDTLTVTTMAILVVIAALLVWLSLIMASSESAVSRVTRASLNNRILEVQTNEELGHLAQVKQIGKIHKVQRLIVDRYATSGSCAFFRITCNVFDGVLVAIIAMLVGAPFWAVLVSGIVFALIVAVVSVLLRPRSTGASKPLDVMLRYAGVVSLAARLTPFAKNGEDKAQRRREEQKELSDDEELEKIQREQGRATIDRLVEADDFDPEVAEMLRNVLTLSDTLTREIMVPRTDMICVENGETLERFLQLCSRSGFSRIPVIGEDVDDLKGIAYLKDAVRVTAFNPEARTRTMESICRDPMLVPESKPVDDLFHEMQRTRQHVAVVVDEYGGIAGLVTIEDTLEQIVGELEDEHDRIQHTDPKKIGEHTWQMPARTPIADLEEIFEVDIDEDDVDTVYGLLTKLLGRVPLVGMSAVTRGLKLTAVDSAGRRKKVSMIVVEPVSLKHDEDNTKTTTDDNAMKDAKETNTHD